The genomic interval GGGAACACGGAGTCGCCGCCGAACAGCGGTGCCGGCTCGGGCGCCGACGTCTTCGCCTCGGTCTCGCCGAGCATCATGTCGGGGTCGAACATGACGATCACGGCGGCGACCAGGAGCACGAGGAGCGGACCGGCGAGCATGACGAGGAGGAAGGCGACCAGGTCGGCCGAGGACTGCGAGGCCCCGGCCACGTTGGTGAGGTGGACGGAGACCGCGGCCATACCTGTGTAGTGCATTCCGGTCACGGCGACGCCCATCACCAGGCTCGCGCCGAGGCTCGCCCACAGCGCGTGGATGGAGACCGCCGCCCACAGCGCCGCGGTGGCGGCCGCGATGGCGATCACGATGGAGAGCGCCACGGTCCCGGTGTCGTAGTGGAGGGTGCCGTTCGTGTGGATGGCGGCCATCCCGAGGTAGTGCATGGCCGCGACACCGAGCCCGGTGACCGCGCCGGCCACCCCCAGGTTCAGCGGGGAGCCGCCCCGGTAACCGACGAGGAACACTCCTACGGCGACCACGGCGATCGCCACGACGAGGCTCAACAGGGTCTTCGTGGCGTCGTAGTTGACGAGCGCGCCCTCGACGCTGAAGCCGATCATGGCGATGAAGTGCATGGTCCATATGCCGCAGCCGATGGAGACGGCGCCGAGCGCCAGCCAACGGGCTCTGTGCTGCGGGCGGCGCAGTGAACGGGTCGTGCAGCGCAGCCCGAGGGCCGCTCCCAGGCACGCCATCAGATAGGCGGCGACCGGGGTCACCGCGCCGTAGTAGAAGTCGGAGACAGTCGCGGCGGCGGCTGTGGTCATGGAGGGTTCCCTTTCACGTGCGTGACGGCAGGCGGCACCGCAGTCGCGGTGTGCCGGCACGGTGACGTGGCGCACGCTCCCGTCCGGCGGACCGCGGACGATTGCGGTGCCTGCCGGGCGCGGGCCTCCGGTCGGGAGGGGCGCGGGAACACAAGGTGCGCTACGGCAGGGGCGCGCGCGGATCGACCACTCCCGCCCCTGCCGCACGTTCGTACCGGCTCGGCCGGGCGGTCCTGCACGAGCGCGCGGACATCCTGCTGAAGTCACAGGACACGGGGAACCGAACGGTCGAGTTCAAGCCACCAGGCCGAGTTGTGCATGATTCAATCACGCCACTCACACAATTCATACACAACCTGGATGGGTGTTAGCCGAATCGATACTTCGGCACCACTGCCCACAAAGCCCACCAGTGTGGGGAGTTCAGCGGCCGGCGCTCTGGCCGCCGTCGACGTGGAGGATCTCGCCGGTGACGAAGGCCGCGTTCTCCAGGAACACGATCGCGTCGACGACGTCACCGACCTCGCCCATCCGTCCGAGCGGGTGCAGCGCGGCGAGCGGCGCGGACGTCTCCGGGTGCATGGGAGTTCTGATGACGCCCAGCGCGACCGCGTTGCTGCGGATGCCGCGGGAGGCGTATTCGATCGCCAGCGCCCTGGTGGCGGACTGGAGCCCGCCCTTGGTCAGCGAGGCCAGCACCGCCGGGATCGTGGAGTTGGCGTGGTCGGCGAGGCTGGTGCTGATCTGGACGATGTGGCCGGTGCCCTGACGCAGCATCTGCCGGACGGCGAGCTGGGTGATGTGGAAGAACCCGGTCAGGTTGACGCCGACGACCGCCTCGTACTCCTCCCGGGAGTAGTCGGTGAACGGCTTGGCGAGGTAGAGCCCCGCGTTGTTGACGAGGGTGTCGATCCGGCCGAACCGCTCGATCGCCGCGGTGACGACGCGCTCCGCCGTGGCCGGATCGGCGATGTCGCCCCGGACGGTGAGCACGTCCGGGTCCTCGGAGGGGGTGATGCCGCGTGAGGTCGCGACGACGGAGTGGCCGAGCTTGCGGTACGCCTCGACCAGTCCGGCGCCGATGCCCTGAGACGCGCCGGTGACGACAGCGACCTTCTTGACGGGAACGTCCATGGTGGCCCTCCGGGTGGTGACAGTGCGGGCCGGCCTTGTCGGCCGGTCCCGCTCGGGTGGAGCAGTTCTACCGGTGCGGAGGTCCGAGGTGGGCGAACCCGGGCAACAGGTCGTCGTATGGCATCACCCCGCCCGAGGTGACCTTTCCGTTCGTCAGGAAGGTCATCCGGGCGATGAAGACGTCGTCGGTGAGACCGCGCCTGTTGGGATGGACGGCGGGCCGCCCGCGGTCGTAGGTCAGGACGTCCGGCAGGACGGTGGCGGCCGCCGCGCTCGCCTCGGCGGGCGGATAGCCGTTCCCCTCCAGGATCTTCGACCACGGCCCCAGGTACGTCGCCACGTCGTCCGCCGGATGCCCGGCGTTGTACGCGTCCTTGGCGTAGTCGGGATTGATGAACGGGTTGATCGTCGGCTGCCCGCCGCGGTCCACCTGTACGAGCGTGCCGTCACGGCGCACGCTGACGGTCGCCCACAGGTGGATCACCGGTTCCGGGCCGAGCATGTCGTCGGGCACCTCCAGCGCGATGCACTGCACGTCCTTGTCGCCGAAGGCGTCGGCTCCCGTCCACACGAAGCCGTGCAGGGCACCTTCGGCGTCGGCGAAGAACGGATCACTGCGTACGCCGGTGAACAACCGGCAGCGACCCGCCTCGACGGGCTGCGCCGACGCGTCGAAGCCGACCGGTACGGCACTGGCGAGCACCTCCCCGGCCGGCTCGGCGCTCCGGGCGTCGGCGCCGGTTGCGGTCCCGGGACCTACCGCGTCGCCCCGGCCGCCGCCTCGAACTGCGCACCCCGAAGGCGGTCCTCAAGGCGCTGGCCCACGGAACGCGGCTGGGCAACGAGGGGCGGTTCGCGGTGCACGAGGCGATCCGCAAGGCGCTGCCCGTGCACGAGGACGGCGAGGAGCTGTGGGAGCGGGCGACGGCCGCGTACCGGGACGCGCTGCACACCGTCGCCAGCCATCCGCACGCGCTGACTCCCCCGCCGTCCCACTCGGCGAAGGAGACCGGCGATCTCCTCCGGTGCTGGTTCGGTCCCACCGGGTGGCGCACGCTCGTGGTCGAGAACGACTGGTCGTGGGACCGTGCCGAGGAAGTCCTGCGCGACGCGGCGGTCGCCACCCGAGGAGGTCCTGCGCGACACGGCGGTCACCGCCCTTCGCTGACCGCGGTCGCGGCCCCTCAGGCGCCGACGTACGCCGCCAGGTGCTCCCCCGTGAGCGTCGACCGCGCCTCGACCAGGTCGGCCGGCGTTCCCTCGAAGACGATCTTTCCGCCGTCGTGGCCGGCGCCGGGGCCGAGGTCGATGATCCAGTCGGCGTGGGCCATGACCGCCTGGTGGTGTTCCACGACGATGACCGACTTGCCGGAGTCGACCAACCGGTCGAGCAGGCCGAGCAGTTGCTCGACGTCGGCGAGGTGGAGGCCGGCGGTGGGCTCGTCGAGGACGTAGACGCCGCCCTTCTCGGACATGTGGGTGGCCAGCTTGAGGCGTTGGCGTTCGCCGCCGGAGAGCGTGGTGAGCGGCTGGCCGAGGCTGAGGTAGCCGAGGCCGACGTCGGCGAGCCGGGTCAGGACGCGATGCGCGGCCGGTGTCGCCGCCTCGCCCGCGGCGAAGAACTCCTCGGCCTCGGTCACCGACATGGCGAGCACCTCGCTGATGTCCCGGCCGCCGAAGTGGTACTCAAGGACCGACGCGTCGAACCGCTTCCCCTCGCAGTCCTCGCAGGTGGTGGCCACGCCGGCCATCATCGCCAGGTCGGTGTAGATGACGCCGGCGCCGTTGCACGTCGGGCACGCGCCCTCGGAGTTGGCACTGAACAGGGCCGGCTTCACGCCGTTGGCCTTGGCGAAGGCCTTGCGGATCGGTTCGAGGAGTCCGGTGTACGTCGCCGGGTTGCTCCGGCGTGAGCCGCGGATGGCGCCCTGGTCGACGGAGACCACGTTCTCGCCGGCCGGGATCGACCCGTGCACGAGCGAGCTCTTGCCGGAGCCCGCGACACCGGTGATGACGGCGAGCACCCCGAGCGGGATGTCGACGTCGACGTCCTGGAGGTTGTTCGCCGCGGCGCCCCGGATCTCCAGCACGCCGGTGGGCTTCCGTGTCGACTCCTTGAGGGACGCCCGGTCGTCGAAGTGCCGGCCGGTGATGGTGCCGCCGGTGCGCAGTCCCTCGACGGTGCCCTCGAAACAGACGGTGCCGCCCGCCGTACCGGCGCCGGGGCCGAGGTCGACGATGTGGTCGGCGATCGCGATGGTCTCCGGCTTGTGCTCCACGACGAGCACGGTGTTGCCCTTGTCGCGCAGGCGCAGCAGCAGGTCGTTCATACGCTGGATGTCGTGCGGGTGCAGGCCGATGGTCGGCTCGTCGAAGACGTACGTGACGTCGGTGAGCGACGAACCGAGGTGGCGGATCATCTTGACGCGCTGCGCCTCACCACCGGACAGCGTGCCCGCGGGCCGGTTCAGCGACAGATACCCGAGGCCGATCTCGACGAACGAGTCCAGGGCCTGCTGCAACGCCGTGAGCAGCGGCGCCACCGACGGCTCGTCGAGGCCGCGCACCCAGTCCGCCAGATCGCTGATCTGCATCGCGCAGGCGTCGGCGATGCTGACGCCCTTGATCTTCGAGGAGCGGGCGCCCTCGTTGAGGCGGGTGCCGTCGCACTCGGGGCAGACGGTGAAGGTGACCGCGCGGTCGACGAACTCCCGGATGTGCGGCTGCATGCCCTCGCGGTCCTTGGCGAGCATCGACTTCTGGATGCGCGGGATCAGACCTTCGTAGGTCATGTTGATGCCCGCGATCTTCATCCGGGTCGGCTCGCGGTGCAGGAAGTCCTGCAACTCCTTCTTCGTGAACCTGCGGATCGGCTTGTCCGGGTCGAAGAAGCCGGACTCGCTGTAGAGCCGGGAGTTCCAGCCGCCGCCCGTGTAACCGGGGACGGTGATGGCGCCTTCCGCAAGGGACTTGGAGTCGTCGTAGAGCTGGGTGAGGTCGAGGTCGGTGACCGAGCCGCGGCCTTCGCAGCGCGCGCACATGCCGCCCGTGATGCTGAAGCTGCGGCGCTCCTTCACCTTCTGTCCGCCGCGTTCCATGGTGACCGCGCCCGCGCCGCTGATCGAGGCGACGTTGAAGGAGAACGCCTTGGGCGAGCCGAGGTAGGGCTTGCCGAGCCGGCTGAAGAGGATGCGCAGCATGGCGTTGGCGTCGGTGGCGGTGCCGACCGTGGAGCGGGGGTCGGCGCCCAGCCGCTGCTGGTCGACGATGATCGCGGTGGTCAGCCCGTCGAGGACGTCGACCTCGGGCCGGGCGAGGGTCGGCATGAAGCCCTGCACGAAGGCGCTGTACGTCTCGTTGATCAGCCGCTGCGACTCGGCGGCGATCGTGTCGAACACGAGCGAGCTCTTGCCCGAGCCGGAAACGCCGGTGAACACCGTCAGGCGGCGCTTCGGGATCTCGATGCTGACGTCCTTGAGGTTGTTCTCGCGCGCCCCGTGCACGCGGATCAGGTCGTGGCTGTCGGCAGCGTGCGGCGCGGACGACCGCGTATCCGTCCTCGTGGCCTTGCTCATCGTGCGTTCCCTCCGTCTGTGCCGGGCCGCCGACAGTCGCTCGGCGGTCATCGCCCGGCTCGATCTAACCAAGCTTCGAGCGGTACGTCCGCTTCCGGCATCGATGCGCGGTGACGTCCGTGGCGGTCACGCTACGGGCGGCGCGTGGACTCGCGCTTCTCGAATCCTGACCGGTCCGGTCGCCTCTCACCGCGCTGTGCACGGCGTACGTGGTGCAGGTGCCGGGCCAGCGCGACCACGGCCAGGGCCGCGACCAGACCCGTCACACCCCGCCAGCCGAACCGGTCGTAGGTCCGCACGCCGAGCCAGGAACCCGCGCTGCCGCCGAGGAACGCACAGGTCATGTACGCGGTGTTGATACGGGCCCGGGCCTCGGGCCGCAGGGCGAAGATGCGGGCCTGGTTGGCGACCTGGCCGGACTGGACGGCCACGTCGAGCAGCAGCATGCCCGCGGCCAGGGCCAGCAGGCCGCCGGTGCCGCCGCCGTAGGCCGGTACGAGCACCGCCGCCGACGCGATCGTGCCGAGCATGGCGAGGAGGCTGACCGTGTCGGGACCCCTGCGGTCGGCGAGGCGGCCGGCGAGCGGGGTGCTGAACATGCTGGCCGCGCCGACCAGTCCGAGGACGCCCACCGATTGGGCGCCCATGGCGTACGTCGGTCCGGTGACGAGGAGGGTGAGCGTGGTCCAGGCGGCGCTGAAGCCGGCGAAGACGGCGGCCTGGTAGAGGCAGGAGCGGCGGAGGTCGGGTTCGCTGCGCAGGAGGCGCAGCGGCGCGGCTATCAGGGACGGGTAACTCTGCCTTGTGGACGGCGTGGTGACGGGGACGACCCGGGAGAGGATCGCGGCCAGGGCCAGGACGATCACCGCGGCCACGATGTAGGGCGCCCGCCAGCCGAGCCTCTCTCCGAGGGTGCCGCTGAAGGTGCGGGCCAGGAGGATGCCGCCGATCAGGCCGCTGAGGAGGGTGCCGGTGACGGCTCCGCGGCGTTCGGCGGGGACGAGTCCGGCGGTCATCGGGATGATGATCTGCGGCACGACGGTCGTCACGCCGGTGACCGCGCTCGCGGCGACGAGCAGCGGGAGCGAGGGCGCGGCGCTCGCGGCGAGCAGTCCGGCGGCGGTGAGCACGAGCAGGGTGACGATCAGCGGGCGGTGCGGGAGCCGGTCGCCGAGGGGGACGAGGAGGAAGATGCCGGCCGCGTACCCGAACTGGGCCGCCGTGACGACGAGGGCGGCCGAGCCGGTGGAGACGCCGAGGTCGGCGGCGACGAGCGAGCTGATCGCCTGCGGGAAGTAGATGGTGGAGACGGCCACGCCACAGGCGAGGGACAGGACGAGGATCACCCAGCGGGGCACGGACACACCTCACGCGAGAACCGGTTTGACTGGTTCGAGTGACGGTAGCAGGCGAGCCCGTCCCACGGCACCACTTAAACCGGTTCTACGGAGGTAGGGTGGGCCGGTGCCAGCAACTCCCCGCTTCCGCCAGGGCGCCGGCCGCCCCTGCCTGGACTTCGTCCGCACCCTGCGCCACCGCGGCTCTCCCGATGTGGTGGAGGAACTCCCGGACGCCGAGGCCTTGTTGGCGTGGGTGCGGCAGTGCGGTCCTTGCGCCGACGCCACAGGGCAGCCCGATTCGGCGCATGCCCGTGATCTGCGGGAGGCCGTCCACGCCCTGATCACCGCCGCGCGGGCCGGCCGGACGCCCGACGCCCACTCCCGCGACCAGGTCAACTCGGCCGCCGCGCACCCCGTTCCCGTGCCGCGCCTCGACCCGGCGGGACGCCTCACCTGGCGGGCCGACGACCCCGTCCGGGCCACCCTCGCCCTCGTCGCCCGCGACACCCTGGACCTCGTCACCTCCCCGGCGCTCACCCGCCTCCGCAACTGCGCGGGGCCGGCCTGCGGCGCTCTGTTCCTGGACACCTCCCGCCCCGGAAACCGCCGTTGGTGCTCCATGGGCACGTGCGGAAACCGGGCCAAGAAGGAGACACTGCGCGGCAGGACGGGCTGAGCGGGCGGAGAGAACTTGTTCACGTGCCCGCAACCGCCTTTTGGATCCACATACTTAAAGTGTGGATCCCCAGAGTCGATCCCTACAGCCGATCCCGGCGCAGGCGAGCTCCCCACTCCCGCAGGCGTCCATGATGCACTCCCGGAACGGATCATGCCGATGCGCCAGCCGCCCCACCCGCAGCCCTCATGACCCGCCACGGCGTACGCAGGATCGTGCCCCTGCTGCTGGGCTGGGAGGAACTCCCCAAGTCCGTCTCCGTGCACGGCGCCCCGTACGAGGAGCGGCTGCGTGAACCCGTACCGGCCGTCCTCCTTGAGTGCGACGGCGGCTGGCTGCTGCTCGACACCGGCTTCAACACCGCGCTGATCCGGGACCCGGCCCTGCGCCGCCGCTTCTACGGCTCCCCCAACTACCGGCCGATCCTGCCGGGTCCGGGCGAGCCCCTGGAGGAGGCCCTCGACGCGGCCGGCGTCCCGATGGACGCGATCCACGCGGTGGCCGTCAGTCATCTGCACGCCGACCACGCGGGCGGGCTCAAGCACTTCGCGGGGCGGGTGCCGGTGCACGTACAGCGCGAGGAACTCTCCTACGGCCTGTCCGGTCGACCGGAAGTCGAGCGCAACTCCATCTTCCGCGTCGACTTCGACGACCCGCGCATCGACTGGCAACAGGCCGACGGAGACGCGGAGTTGGCCCCGGGAGTGACCGCCGTGCTGACCGCCGGGCACACCCCAGGACACCAGAGTTTCGTCGTCGACCTCGCTGACGGCGGCGGCTTCGTGTTCGCCTTCGACGCCGCCGATCTCACCGAGAACATCGAGCACGAGCGCCCGATCGGCGCCTCGATCGGTGTCGATCCGGAGAGCACCGTCGAGCCCATCCGCCGGCTCAAGCGCATCGCCGCCGAACGCGGCTACGAGCTCATCCCCGGTCATGATCCCGTGGTCTGGCCGGAGTTGATGCGCCGCAGGGTCGTGCCGGGCGCCTAGCCGGTCCCGTCCGGACCGCCCCCACAAACTCGGTTCACACGCCTTTAACACCCGGGACACGAGAGATAGCCTGTGGCCCGTGAACATGATTTTGGATCCAATCTTGACACTTTGAGATCCAACACCTGAGGATCGGTACCCAAGGAGGCCCACATGCCGGACCAGTCAGCTGGATCGTCCTCACCCGGTTCCGCCCCGTCGACGGCGTCGCGCCGCACCATGCTCCGGGGCGCGGGACTCCTCGGAGTGGGAGTCGGCTTCGGACTCCCGGCCCTGCTCAGTGCCTGTGGTGCCGCGGCCGACGACGCCAAGGGAAGCAGCAAGGGCGGCACGCTGACCCTGGCCATCGACGCGACCAGCGCGGTCAACGACCCGTCGTTCTACACCTCGTTGGGCGACTGGATGGCCGTCGACTGCATCTGTCGGGGCCTGACCTTCATCTCCTTCGAGACCAACGAGCCCACTCCGGACCTGGCCAAGAGCTGGACGATCTCCGACGACCAGCTCACCTACACGTTCGCCCTGCGCGAGGGCGTCAAGTTCCACGACGGCACCACGTTCACCTCGGCGGATGTACTGGCAAGCCTGGGACGGCAGTTCAACGAGAAGGATCCGACACTGCCCAAGGGCGCCACCCGCCCGCTGTCCGACCTCGGCGCGAACGTCGCCTCGCTGACCGCCCCGGACGACCTCACCGTCAAGATGGTCCTCAAGAAGCCGGACCGCACGACCCTCGGCCAGCTCTCCGACATCGGCGGCCGCATCATCTCCAAGGCCGCGCTGAAGAAGTACGGCGCCGACATCGGCAAGCACCTCGTCGGCACCGGCCCGTTCGCCTTCTCGGCCGCCACCTCCGGTCAGTCGATCACCCTCACGGCCTTCGACGGCTTCCGCCTGGGCAGACCACCCGTCGACCGGCTGGTGCTGCGCCAGGTCCAGGACCCGTCGACGATCGTCAGTTCGCTGCTCAGTGGAGACATCTCGGCCACCCAGTTCACCCCGTACTCCGCCGCCGCACAGCTGCGCAAGGACGACTCGGTGACGGTCTACAAGACGCCGTACAACGCCAACGCCATCCTGATGATCGACGCCCGCCGCGTCCCCGAACTCAAAGTCCGCCAGGCCATCAACCTCGCGATCGACCGCAAGTCCATCCTCGACCAGGCCTTCTACGGCGTCGGCGCGCTCCCCGGGGGCTACGCCATCCCGCCCGCGCAGAGCGGCTACGACACCAGCCTCGCCGACCTCAGCACCCAGGACACGGCCAAGGCGAAGCAACTCGTCGCCGAGGCCGGAGCCGGTGGCCGGCGTATCCGCCTCATGGCGGCGAGCGACTCCTGGCACCCGAAGGCCGCGCAGATCGTCGCCCAGAACCTCACCGACGTCGGCTTCAAGGTGGTCACCACCTCCGTCGACCCGGCCACCTACTTCACCCGGCTTCTCGACGGCAAGGACGACTACCACGACCTGATGATCTGGGAGCGCAACACCTACGTCCCGGACGCCAACGACATGGTCGGCGCGATGGCCAGCCCGACCGGTCTCTACGGCGCGACGATCACCGGCATGGACACGCTCAAGGACGCCGCCTCGCTCCAGGCGGAGCTGGACACGGCCAAGAACCTGCCCCTCGGTGCGCAGCGCACGGCTGCCTACACGAAGATCCAACGCCGTTGGGCCGAGGACTACATGGTCCTGTCGATGCTGGCCTGTTTCGCCAACCTGGTGGTCAGCGGCTCGCACGTGAAGCACATGAACACGGCGGCACTTGCCAACCACCGCTGTTACATGGAGAAGGCCAGTGTCTGACACCACGACCGCTCCACCACCCGTGGCGACGGTACGGCCCTCTCCGTCCGCCCTCGCCGGGCGGACCGTCCTCGCCGCCTGGCGTCGGCGCCGCCTGGCGCGGTCCTGGCCGGCCGTGCTGTCCTGGGCCGTCCTGATCGCGCTGGTCCTGGTGGCCGTCGTAGGGCCGCTGTTCGTCCAGGCGGACCCGCTGCGTCAGACCTCGTCGGCGCTGTCGCCGATGGGGTCGGCGGGGCATCTCTTCGGCACGGACGACCTGGGCCGTGACGAACTGGCCCGACTCGTGCACGGCGCCCGCCCGTTGCTGCTGGTCGCGTTCGCGGCCACGGCGCTGGCGGCCGTCGTGGGCACGGGGATCGGGCTCGTCGCCGGGTACGCGGGCGGTGCCGTGGAGCAGGTGCTGATGCGGATCGTGGATCTCGCGCTCGCGTTCCCGTCCATCCTCCTCGTCATCCTGCTGGTGGCGGCAGCGGGTCCGGGCACGGTCAGTCTGGTCTTCGGCATCGGGGTGTCCCTCGCACCCGGTCTGGCCCGGCTGGCGCGCGCCCTGACGGCCCGCGAGGCGGCCAAGGACTACGTCGTCGCCTCCAAACTGGGCGGCACCCGCATCCCACGCATCCTCGCCCGCGAACTCCTCCCGAACATCGCGGGCCCGATGCTCGCCCAGGTCGTCATGACCCTCTCGATCGCGGCCGGTTTCGCGGCAGGCCTCTCCTACCTCGGCCTGGGCATCCAACCCCCGCAGCCCGACTGGGGATACATGGTCCAGGCGGGCCAGGAGTTCCTCTACACGGCACCCCGACTGGTCGTCCTCCCCGCGACGTTCACACTCCTCTTCGTCGTCGCCTGCAACTTCGTCGGCGACGACCTGCGCGACGCCCTCGACGTACGGGGGGCGGCGTGACCACCGCCCTGCTCACCGCCCGCAGGCCCAAGTGGGCAGCGGGAACAGCCCTGTTGGTCCTACGACGACTCGCGGCCATCCCCGTCGTCCTGTTCGCGCTGGCCAGCCTGGTGTTCCTCGCGATGCGCCTGCTCCCCGGCTCACCGGCGACCTCGCTCGCGGCCGGCGGCAACAACCTCTCCGCGTCCCAACTGGCGGTGAACGAGGCACGCGTCAACAAGGCACTCGGCCTCGACCGCCCGCTCCTCGTCCAGTACGGCAGCTTCCTCAACGACCTGGTGCATCTCCGGCTCGGCACCTCGTTCTACGGCTCCAACAGCGTCCTGGGTCTGCTCGGCGACGCGCTCCCCGCCACCATCGAGCTGACACTCGCGGCGATGACGATCGCGGTCCTGCTCGGGGTCGTCACCGGTGTCATCGCCGCGCTGCGCAAGGGCAGTTGGATCGACCAGTCGACACGGGCCGTCGCCACGGTGAGCTTCTCGCTGCCCTGGTTCGCGCTCGGGGTGCTCGGCATCGTCGTGTTCGGCGTGTGGCTGCGCTGGCTCCCGGTCCTCGGCCGGCTGCCCAGTTCGCTCGACTACAACCCGACCACCAACTTCGTTCTCCTGGACGCGATTCTGCAGAACCGCCCCGAGTTGGTGTGGCCCTGGATCCAGCATCTGATCCTGCCCGCCGTCACGTTGGCGCTGTCGATGGCCGGGTTCATCACCCGCATCGTGCGCGCCTCGGTGCTGGAGGTTCTCGACGACGACTTCGTGCGGACGGCGCGGATGAAGGGCCTGAGCGAGGGCGTGGTGATCCGCCATCACGTGCTGCGCAACTCCTGGCTGCCCATCGTGACCGTCCTCGGCCTCCAGTTCGGCTCCCTGCTGGGCGGTTCGGTGATCACCGAGACGGTCTTCTCGTACGCCGGTGTCGGCCGCCTGCTCGTGCAGGGCGTCCTGCAACGCGACTACCCCGTCGTGCAGGGCGCCGCCCTCGCCATCGCGCTCCTCTTCACCCTGGTCAATCACGCGGTGGACCTGTTGTACACGGTCCTCGATCCGCGGCTACGGAAAGGATGACCCGCATGGACATCGTGCTGGTCCACGGCGCCGGCGGACGGCCCACGACCTGGTCGGCGGTCCAGCCCCTGCTGGCAGCCCGCGGCCACCGGCTGTTCACCGTCACCAACCCGATGACCTCCCTGGAGGACGACATCGCCAACACGGCGGCCGTTCTGGAGGAGACGACGGGCCCGGTGCTACTGGCCGGACATTCCTACGGCGGCGCGGTCATCAGCAACGTGGGCCGCGATCCGCGGGTCAAAGGGCTTGTCTACATAGCCGCGTTCGGGCCGGACGAGGGCGAGACGGTCAACGAGATCGTCGAGCGGTACGAGGAGGCCGAGATCTCCAAATACATGCAGCGCGGGCCCAACGGTGAGTGGAAGTCCGAGACGAGCGAGGCGTTCTGGGCGGAGATAGGTCCCGACCTCTCGCCGGAACAGCGGGCCGTCGTGGAGGCGGAGGGACGCAAGGCGGACAACCTCATCTTCACCCAGCCGACGGGCTCACCGGCCTGGCGCACACTGCCCAGTTGGTACCTGGTCGCGGACGACGACCGCACCCTGCGCCCGGAGATCCAGAACGACATGTCGGCCCGGATGAAGGCCACCGTCGAACACGTGCCGGGCAGCCACTACACGACCCTCGTCTGGCCGGAGCGCGTGGCCGACCTGATCCACACGGCGGCCCTGGCCGTGGGCGAGGCCTCATGACGTCAGCACCCGTGCTCGAAGTCCGGGACCTGCGCGTCCAGTTCGACGTCGCGGGCGGCCGGCTGCCCGCCGTGGACGGAGTGGATCTGACCCTCCACCAGGGTGAAGTCCTCGCGCTGGTGGGCGAGTCGGGGTCCGGGAAGTCCGCCCTGTCGATGAGCCTGGTCGGCCTGAACCGTGGTCCGCGTACCCACATCAGCGGCGAGGCGACCTTCAAGGGCCGTGACCTCGTCGCCGCCTCCGAACGGGAGTTGCGCGGTGTGCGCGGCAAGGACATCGCGGTCGTCTTCCAGGACGCGCTGGCCGCGCTCAACCCGTTGCACCGCGCGGGCGCCCAGGTCTCCGAGATGATCCGCGCCCACCGCGATGTGACGCGGGGTCAGGCGATGGACCGGGCCGTGGAGTTGCTCGGCGAGGTAGGCATCGCCGGCCCGGACCGCACGGCACGCGCCTACCCGCACCAACTGTCCGGGGGCATGCGCCAACGCGTGATGATCGCCATGGGCCTGGCCAATGACCCGGCGGTGTTGATCGCCGACGAGCCGACCACCGCCCTCGACGTCACCATCCAGGCCCAGGTACTCGCCGTACTCAAGCGGGTCCAGCGCGACCACGGCACCTCCGTCCTGCTGATCACCCACGACCTGGGCGTCGTGGCGGAGGTAGCCGACCGGGTGGCGGTGATGTACGCGGGCCGGATCGTGGAGCAGGGGCTGCGCGAGGAGGTG from Streptomyces sp. NBC_01288 carries:
- a CDS encoding excinuclease ABC subunit UvrA, giving the protein MSKATRTDTRSSAPHAADSHDLIRVHGARENNLKDVSIEIPKRRLTVFTGVSGSGKSSLVFDTIAAESQRLINETYSAFVQGFMPTLARPEVDVLDGLTTAIIVDQQRLGADPRSTVGTATDANAMLRILFSRLGKPYLGSPKAFSFNVASISGAGAVTMERGGQKVKERRSFSITGGMCARCEGRGSVTDLDLTQLYDDSKSLAEGAITVPGYTGGGWNSRLYSESGFFDPDKPIRRFTKKELQDFLHREPTRMKIAGINMTYEGLIPRIQKSMLAKDREGMQPHIREFVDRAVTFTVCPECDGTRLNEGARSSKIKGVSIADACAMQISDLADWVRGLDEPSVAPLLTALQQALDSFVEIGLGYLSLNRPAGTLSGGEAQRVKMIRHLGSSLTDVTYVFDEPTIGLHPHDIQRMNDLLLRLRDKGNTVLVVEHKPETIAIADHIVDLGPGAGTAGGTVCFEGTVEGLRTGGTITGRHFDDRASLKESTRKPTGVLEIRGAAANNLQDVDVDIPLGVLAVITGVAGSGKSSLVHGSIPAGENVVSVDQGAIRGSRRSNPATYTGLLEPIRKAFAKANGVKPALFSANSEGACPTCNGAGVIYTDLAMMAGVATTCEDCEGKRFDASVLEYHFGGRDISEVLAMSVTEAEEFFAAGEAATPAAHRVLTRLADVGLGYLSLGQPLTTLSGGERQRLKLATHMSEKGGVYVLDEPTAGLHLADVEQLLGLLDRLVDSGKSVIVVEHHQAVMAHADWIIDLGPGAGHDGGKIVFEGTPADLVEARSTLTGEHLAAYVGA
- a CDS encoding DUF4331 family protein, which produces MLASAVPVGFDASAQPVEAGRCRLFTGVRSDPFFADAEGALHGFVWTGADAFGDKDVQCIALEVPDDMLGPEPVIHLWATVSVRRDGTLVQVDRGGQPTINPFINPDYAKDAYNAGHPADDVATYLGPWSKILEGNGYPPAEASAAAATVLPDVLTYDRGRPAVHPNRRGLTDDVFIARMTFLTNGKVTSGGVMPYDDLLPGFAHLGPPHR
- a CDS encoding MHYT domain-containing protein, which codes for MTTAAAATVSDFYYGAVTPVAAYLMACLGAALGLRCTTRSLRRPQHRARWLALGAVSIGCGIWTMHFIAMIGFSVEGALVNYDATKTLLSLVVAIAVVAVGVFLVGYRGGSPLNLGVAGAVTGLGVAAMHYLGMAAIHTNGTLHYDTGTVALSIVIAIAAATAALWAAVSIHALWASLGASLVMGVAVTGMHYTGMAAVSVHLTNVAGASQSSADLVAFLLVMLAGPLLVLLVAAVIVMFDPDMMLGETEAKTSAPEPAPLFGGDSVFPTREPSQTRTSW
- a CDS encoding MFS transporter, whose translation is MSVPRWVILVLSLACGVAVSTIYFPQAISSLVAADLGVSTGSAALVVTAAQFGYAAGIFLLVPLGDRLPHRPLIVTLLVLTAAGLLAASAAPSLPLLVAASAVTGVTTVVPQIIIPMTAGLVPAERRGAVTGTLLSGLIGGILLARTFSGTLGERLGWRAPYIVAAVIVLALAAILSRVVPVTTPSTRQSYPSLIAAPLRLLRSEPDLRRSCLYQAAVFAGFSAAWTTLTLLVTGPTYAMGAQSVGVLGLVGAASMFSTPLAGRLADRRGPDTVSLLAMLGTIASAAVLVPAYGGGTGGLLALAAGMLLLDVAVQSGQVANQARIFALRPEARARINTAYMTCAFLGGSAGSWLGVRTYDRFGWRGVTGLVAALAVVALARHLHHVRRAQRGERRPDRSGFEKRESTRRP
- a CDS encoding CGNR zinc finger domain-containing protein, which codes for MPATPRFRQGAGRPCLDFVRTLRHRGSPDVVEELPDAEALLAWVRQCGPCADATGQPDSAHARDLREAVHALITAARAGRTPDAHSRDQVNSAAAHPVPVPRLDPAGRLTWRADDPVRATLALVARDTLDLVTSPALTRLRNCAGPACGALFLDTSRPGNRRWCSMGTCGNRAKKETLRGRTG
- a CDS encoding SDR family NAD(P)-dependent oxidoreductase; protein product: MDVPVKKVAVVTGASQGIGAGLVEAYRKLGHSVVATSRGITPSEDPDVLTVRGDIADPATAERVVTAAIERFGRIDTLVNNAGLYLAKPFTDYSREEYEAVVGVNLTGFFHITQLAVRQMLRQGTGHIVQISTSLADHANSTIPAVLASLTKGGLQSATRALAIEYASRGIRSNAVALGVIRTPMHPETSAPLAALHPLGRMGEVGDVVDAIVFLENAAFVTGEILHVDGGQSAGR